A genomic region of Vitis vinifera cultivar Pinot Noir 40024 chromosome 7, ASM3070453v1 contains the following coding sequences:
- the LOC100243428 gene encoding DUF724 domain-containing protein 6 isoform X1, with protein MESGTEIFSKGSLVEVSSDEDGFKGAWYVATILESPPKSASKKRSRALVEYQDLLVDDVGSKPLTEVVDTSFLRPLPPPEADTNFCVNDIVDAFYRDGWWTGVITRISEDSKCTVFFQNPPDEIQFDRSDLRVHKEWVDGKWIRPEKQRTTGLIFSPGAAVEVTLNEQSSRDAWFPAIVRREIGLGSYVVQCQSLKNSGEAGVLDVTVDNLHIRPSPPRLEGRKFGLLEKVDAFYDYGWWNGIVTKVLTGRRYVVFFKHTNMEKEFIHSDLRPHMEWVDGKWVGATQEVLGTTYSDEQLGLVLNNSNNTSVGMQLESSGTVIDDAGDKISHSTRFEKDRLEQPATYLENSTSVMTSNRKKVKETTSGDDATPSRPSKKLKEGDVADAPISHAVGQLRMAPIETLIQEVPCGFANPTTGGTGSNQTEQPVAGNQSSTKTGSASQGMKVGNEQKSSGLGNQTPNSVKRKGRPPKSQVKIAQPFPAGEEVNTVQNAEGTVEKEYTTNNVDMDMAVGLPSNAEEGTLDENPSDHPNEESLKVMRDQKRHFDATARHKSKEIGKKEEGTVSTQLKRRGRPPKKLENRNPEASSEGRAPRVSFKRSPKDSSAGRAPKLPVKRSPRTSMREPKLKRQRASAVGTKIKGPKATSEGSNLNNQMELEAGLDLNSLYASAAGKDDNEVGGVAYEMAIKDCKMNEVELPMSTVVESSAKRGSQTEIPVRHSRRAYRKRTTNQNLLGSRQKNVEGIKIRTPRTRKQKLPDESIGQALSKQLVKSSSKRGRRRSININSAPPTQGVKMSFYCTGSQDALGEKTAPLAEIDSKTKQVEMAVSGVHSVPDDQPLKMWFEGMHSPGVADNSKLSPGQTVNQWNEARERPSEVTQSPRIDPTGEIMLDLNQSLPFVKSSPIWNTLETLEVFQRMPQKPHFRPLENCKEERREGLAIGNMVTFSTLIEKVAKLRFDDPRSIFGSSLEALVELEMHGFDTKPVQSRINELVFIKDQQEQLKGRTKEVENQIMEHTHEKTKIDEEIYEIDKKMIELQEKRALAVSNKESKDSEIAALLSSVDAMNESIQSARQDFERVATSPW; from the exons ATGGAGAGTGGAACCGAGATTTTCAGTAAAGGTTCACTCGTGGAAGTCAGTAGCGACGAAGACGGCTTCAAAGGCGCATGGTATGTAGCCACGATTCTAGAGTCACCGCCCAAGTCCGCCTCCAAGAAGAGGTCCAGGGCTTTGGTGGAGTACCAGGACCTTCTGGTTGACGACGTTGGCTCCAAGCCGCTCACGGAGGTGGTCGACACTTCCTTCCTCAGGCCCCTACCGCCGCCGGAGGCCGACACCAACTTTTGCGTAAACGACATCGTTGATGCGTTTTACAGGGATGGGTGGTGGACTGGCGTGATCACTAGGATTTCGGAGGATTCGAAGTGCACTGTTTTCTTCCAGAACCCTCCCGACGAGATTCAGTTTGACCGGTCCGATTTGCGGGTGCATAAGGAGTGGGTGGACGGCAAGTGGATCAGACCCGAAAAGCAG AGAACGACAGGATTGATTTTTAGCCCAGGAGCAGCAGTAGAAGTGACCCTTAATGAACAAAGTTCACGTGATGCTTGGTTCCCTGCAATTGTTCGTCGAGAAATTGGGCTAGGCTCATATGTGGTGCAGTGCCAGAGCTTAAAAAATAGTGGTGAAGCTGGGGTTCTGGATGTAACTGTAGATAACCTTCATATTCGACCATCTCCTCCACGTTTGGAGGGCAGAAAATTCGGCCTCTTGGAGAAGGTGGATGCATTTTATGATTATGGTTGGTGGAATGGAATAGTTACCAAAGTTCTTACGGGTAGGAGGTATGTTGTCTTCTTCAAGCATACAAACATGGAAAAGGAGTTCATTCACTCGGACCTGAGGCCCCACATGGAGTGGGTTGATGGAAAATGGGTTGGTGCTACACAG GAAGTTTTAGGTACGACATATTCTGATGAACAGTTAGGGCTTGTCCTCAACAATTCAAACAACACATCTGTGGGCATGCAACTTGAAAGTTCAGGCACTGTAATAGATGATGCTGGAGATAAGATATCTCATTCTACAAGATTCGAGAAGGACCGGTTGGAGCAACCTGCTACATACCTTGAAAATTCAACTTCTGTCATGACTTCAAACAGGAAGAAAGTGAAGGAGACAACATCTGGTGATGATGCTACACCTTCACGGccatcaaagaaattaaaagaggGAGATGTTGCAGATGCCCCGATATCTCATGCAGTAGGTCAGTTAAGGATGGCACCAATTGAAACATTGATTCAGGAAGTGCCATGTGGTTTTGCCAACCCAACCACAGGAGGAACTGGTTCTAATCAAACAGAGCAACCTGTGGCTGGCAATCAATCTTCTACAAAAACTGGTAGTGCTTCTCAGGGAATGAAAGTC GGAAATGAACAAAAAAGTAGTGGACTAGGCAATCAAACACCAAATTCTGTAAAAAGGAAGGGAAGACCTCCAAAATCGCAAGTTAAAATTGCACAACCTTTTCCAGCTG GTGAGGAGGTTAATACAGTTCAGAATGCTGAAGGAACTGTAGAAAAGGAGTATACAACAAATAATGTTGACATGGATATGGCTGTAGGATTACCATCTAATGCTGAGGAAGGCACACTAGATGAAAATCCTTCTGACCATCCTAATGAGGAATCTTTGAAGGTTATGAGGGATCAGAAAAGGCATTTTGATGCTACGGCAAGACACAAGAGCAAG GAGATagggaaaaaggaagaaggcACGGTGAGTACTCAATTGAAGAGGAGAGGAAGGCCACCTAAGAAACTGGAGAATAGAAACCCAGAAGCTTCATCGGAAGGAAGAGCACCTAGAGTATCATTTAAAAGAAGCCCAAAAGATTCATCAGCTGGAAGAGCCCCCAAATTACCTGTTAAAAGAAGCCCCAGGACTTCAATGAGGGAGCCTAAATTGAAACGCCAAAGGGCTTCCGCtgtaggaaccaaaataaaaggCCCCAAAGCTACATCTGAAGGATCTAACTTAAATAACCAAATGGAGTTGGAGGCAGGCCTTGATTTAAATAGCCTATATGCTTCAGCAGCAG GTAAGGATGATAATGAAGTTGGAGGGGTTGCCTATGAAATGGCCATAAAAGATTGTAAGATGAATGAGGTTGAATTACCTATGAGCACAGTGGTCGAGTCTTCAGCTAAGAGGGGTTCACAAACTGAAATTCCTGTTCGACATTCAAGGAGGGCATATAGGAAACGTACCACAAATCAGAATCTTCTTGGTAGTAGGCAGAAGAATGTAGAAGGCATCAAAATTAGAACGCCTcgaacaagaaaacaaaagctTCCGGATGAATCAATTGGGCAAGCATTAAGCAAGCAATTGGTGAAGAGTTCATCGAAGAGGGGAAGAAGACGAAGCATAAACATAAATTCTGCGCCTCCAACTCAAGGTGTGAAAATGTCTTTCTACTGTACAG GCTCTCAAGACGCACTTGGAGAGAAAACAGCTCCACTTGCGGAGATAGACAGCAAAACAAAACAGGTTGAAATGGCTGTCTCTGGAGTGCACAGTGTGCCTGATGATCAACCTCTGAAAATGTGGTTTGAGGGAATGCACAGTCCAGGCGTGGCAGATAATTCAA AACTCTCCCCTGGTCAGACTGTGAACCAGTGGAATGAGGCAAGGGAAAGACCTAGTGAAGTAACACAATCTCCTAGAATTGATCCCACTGGAGAAATTATGCTGGACCTGAATCAAAGCCTCCCCTTTGTGAAAAGCTCCCCAATTTGGAACACACTTGAGACTCTGGAAGTATTCCAGAGGATGCCACAGAAACCACATTTTCGTCCACTGGAAAATTGTAAAGAGGAACGTCGGGAAGGCTTAGCCATTGGTAATATGGTGACCTTCTCCACCTTGATAGAGAAGGTAGCCAAACTCAGATTTGATGATCCTAGAAGCATCTTTGGTAGCAGCTTGGAAGCACTAGTGGAGCTGGAAATGCATGGTTTTGACACCAAGCCAGTGCAGAGTCGCATAAATGAGCTGGTCTTCATTAAAGATCAGCAAGAACAGCTGAAGGGCAGGACCAAAGAAGTCGAAAATCAGATCATGGAGCACACTCATGAGAAGACGAAAATTGACGAAGAAATATATGAGATAGACAAGAAGATGATTGAGCTACAAGAGAAGCGTGCACTGGCTGTGTCAAACAAGGAGAGCAAGGATTCAGAAATTGCAGCACTGCTGTCGAGTGTGGATGCCATGAATGAAAGCATCCAGAGTGCGAGGCAGGATTTTGAGAGGGTAGCTACTTCCCCATGGTAA
- the LOC100243428 gene encoding DUF724 domain-containing protein 7 isoform X3, which translates to MRTTGLIFSPGAAVEVTLNEQSSRDAWFPAIVRREIGLGSYVVQCQSLKNSGEAGVLDVTVDNLHIRPSPPRLEGRKFGLLEKVDAFYDYGWWNGIVTKVLTGRRYVVFFKHTNMEKEFIHSDLRPHMEWVDGKWVGATQEVLGTTYSDEQLGLVLNNSNNTSVGMQLESSGTVIDDAGDKISHSTRFEKDRLEQPATYLENSTSVMTSNRKKVKETTSGDDATPSRPSKKLKEGDVADAPISHAVGQLRMAPIETLIQEVPCGFANPTTGGTGSNQTEQPVAGNQSSTKTGSASQGMKVGNEQKSSGLGNQTPNSVKRKGRPPKSQVKIAQPFPAGEEVNTVQNAEGTVEKEYTTNNVDMDMAVGLPSNAEEGTLDENPSDHPNEESLKVMRDQKRHFDATARHKSKEIGKKEEGTVSTQLKRRGRPPKKLENRNPEASSEGRAPRVSFKRSPKDSSAGRAPKLPVKRSPRTSMREPKLKRQRASAVGTKIKGPKATSEGSNLNNQMELEAGLDLNSLYASAAGKDDNEVGGVAYEMAIKDCKMNEVELPMSTVVESSAKRGSQTEIPVRHSRRAYRKRTTNQNLLGSRQKNVEGIKIRTPRTRKQKLPDESIGQALSKQLVKSSSKRGRRRSININSAPPTQGVKMSFYCTGSQDALGEKTAPLAEIDSKTKQVEMAVSGVHSVPDDQPLKMWFEGMHSPGVADNSKLSPGQTVNQWNEARERPSEVTQSPRIDPTGEIMLDLNQSLPFVKSSPIWNTLETLEVFQRMPQKPHFRPLENCKEERREGLAIGNMVTFSTLIEKVAKLRFDDPRSIFGSSLEALVELEMHGFDTKPVQSRINELVFIKDQQEQLKGRTKEVENQIMEHTHEKTKIDEEIYEIDKKMIELQEKRALAVSNKESKDSEIAALLSSVDAMNESIQSARQDFERVATSPW; encoded by the exons ATG AGAACGACAGGATTGATTTTTAGCCCAGGAGCAGCAGTAGAAGTGACCCTTAATGAACAAAGTTCACGTGATGCTTGGTTCCCTGCAATTGTTCGTCGAGAAATTGGGCTAGGCTCATATGTGGTGCAGTGCCAGAGCTTAAAAAATAGTGGTGAAGCTGGGGTTCTGGATGTAACTGTAGATAACCTTCATATTCGACCATCTCCTCCACGTTTGGAGGGCAGAAAATTCGGCCTCTTGGAGAAGGTGGATGCATTTTATGATTATGGTTGGTGGAATGGAATAGTTACCAAAGTTCTTACGGGTAGGAGGTATGTTGTCTTCTTCAAGCATACAAACATGGAAAAGGAGTTCATTCACTCGGACCTGAGGCCCCACATGGAGTGGGTTGATGGAAAATGGGTTGGTGCTACACAG GAAGTTTTAGGTACGACATATTCTGATGAACAGTTAGGGCTTGTCCTCAACAATTCAAACAACACATCTGTGGGCATGCAACTTGAAAGTTCAGGCACTGTAATAGATGATGCTGGAGATAAGATATCTCATTCTACAAGATTCGAGAAGGACCGGTTGGAGCAACCTGCTACATACCTTGAAAATTCAACTTCTGTCATGACTTCAAACAGGAAGAAAGTGAAGGAGACAACATCTGGTGATGATGCTACACCTTCACGGccatcaaagaaattaaaagaggGAGATGTTGCAGATGCCCCGATATCTCATGCAGTAGGTCAGTTAAGGATGGCACCAATTGAAACATTGATTCAGGAAGTGCCATGTGGTTTTGCCAACCCAACCACAGGAGGAACTGGTTCTAATCAAACAGAGCAACCTGTGGCTGGCAATCAATCTTCTACAAAAACTGGTAGTGCTTCTCAGGGAATGAAAGTC GGAAATGAACAAAAAAGTAGTGGACTAGGCAATCAAACACCAAATTCTGTAAAAAGGAAGGGAAGACCTCCAAAATCGCAAGTTAAAATTGCACAACCTTTTCCAGCTG GTGAGGAGGTTAATACAGTTCAGAATGCTGAAGGAACTGTAGAAAAGGAGTATACAACAAATAATGTTGACATGGATATGGCTGTAGGATTACCATCTAATGCTGAGGAAGGCACACTAGATGAAAATCCTTCTGACCATCCTAATGAGGAATCTTTGAAGGTTATGAGGGATCAGAAAAGGCATTTTGATGCTACGGCAAGACACAAGAGCAAG GAGATagggaaaaaggaagaaggcACGGTGAGTACTCAATTGAAGAGGAGAGGAAGGCCACCTAAGAAACTGGAGAATAGAAACCCAGAAGCTTCATCGGAAGGAAGAGCACCTAGAGTATCATTTAAAAGAAGCCCAAAAGATTCATCAGCTGGAAGAGCCCCCAAATTACCTGTTAAAAGAAGCCCCAGGACTTCAATGAGGGAGCCTAAATTGAAACGCCAAAGGGCTTCCGCtgtaggaaccaaaataaaaggCCCCAAAGCTACATCTGAAGGATCTAACTTAAATAACCAAATGGAGTTGGAGGCAGGCCTTGATTTAAATAGCCTATATGCTTCAGCAGCAG GTAAGGATGATAATGAAGTTGGAGGGGTTGCCTATGAAATGGCCATAAAAGATTGTAAGATGAATGAGGTTGAATTACCTATGAGCACAGTGGTCGAGTCTTCAGCTAAGAGGGGTTCACAAACTGAAATTCCTGTTCGACATTCAAGGAGGGCATATAGGAAACGTACCACAAATCAGAATCTTCTTGGTAGTAGGCAGAAGAATGTAGAAGGCATCAAAATTAGAACGCCTcgaacaagaaaacaaaagctTCCGGATGAATCAATTGGGCAAGCATTAAGCAAGCAATTGGTGAAGAGTTCATCGAAGAGGGGAAGAAGACGAAGCATAAACATAAATTCTGCGCCTCCAACTCAAGGTGTGAAAATGTCTTTCTACTGTACAG GCTCTCAAGACGCACTTGGAGAGAAAACAGCTCCACTTGCGGAGATAGACAGCAAAACAAAACAGGTTGAAATGGCTGTCTCTGGAGTGCACAGTGTGCCTGATGATCAACCTCTGAAAATGTGGTTTGAGGGAATGCACAGTCCAGGCGTGGCAGATAATTCAA AACTCTCCCCTGGTCAGACTGTGAACCAGTGGAATGAGGCAAGGGAAAGACCTAGTGAAGTAACACAATCTCCTAGAATTGATCCCACTGGAGAAATTATGCTGGACCTGAATCAAAGCCTCCCCTTTGTGAAAAGCTCCCCAATTTGGAACACACTTGAGACTCTGGAAGTATTCCAGAGGATGCCACAGAAACCACATTTTCGTCCACTGGAAAATTGTAAAGAGGAACGTCGGGAAGGCTTAGCCATTGGTAATATGGTGACCTTCTCCACCTTGATAGAGAAGGTAGCCAAACTCAGATTTGATGATCCTAGAAGCATCTTTGGTAGCAGCTTGGAAGCACTAGTGGAGCTGGAAATGCATGGTTTTGACACCAAGCCAGTGCAGAGTCGCATAAATGAGCTGGTCTTCATTAAAGATCAGCAAGAACAGCTGAAGGGCAGGACCAAAGAAGTCGAAAATCAGATCATGGAGCACACTCATGAGAAGACGAAAATTGACGAAGAAATATATGAGATAGACAAGAAGATGATTGAGCTACAAGAGAAGCGTGCACTGGCTGTGTCAAACAAGGAGAGCAAGGATTCAGAAATTGCAGCACTGCTGTCGAGTGTGGATGCCATGAATGAAAGCATCCAGAGTGCGAGGCAGGATTTTGAGAGGGTAGCTACTTCCCCATGGTAA
- the LOC100265749 gene encoding nifU-like protein 1, chloroplastic, whose product MASLTATGLSQNSAFRLSKTSVKPQKNQPIVRLKPLRTVLQRTAIKASNPSAPSGSPGLYSAHKFELTAKNVDLVLEDVRPYLISDGGNVDVVSVEDGVISLKLQGACGSCPSSTTTMTMGIERVLKEKFGDAVKDIRQVYDEQTGETTVEAVNRHLDILRPAIKNYGSSVDVLSIEGGDCLVKYTGPESIGSGIKAAIKEKFPDIVNVVFSD is encoded by the exons ATGGCGTCTCTCACAGCAACAGGGCTATCCCAAAACTCAGCGTTTCGCCTTTCGAAAACCTCAGTGAAACCCCAGAAAAACCAACCAATCGTTCGTCTCAAACCTCTCAGAACTGTTCTGCAGAGAACCGCCATAAAGGCCTCCAACCCAAGCGCACCGAGCGGCTCACCAGGGCTCTACTCGGCCCACAAATTCGAGCTCACGGCCAAGAACGTGGACTTGGTTCTCGAGGACGTTCGGCCTTATCTGATCTCCGACGGCGGTAACGTTGACGTTGTTTCGGTTGAAGATGGTGTCATCTCTCTGAAACTTCAAG GAGCTTGTGGGAGCTGTCCTAGCTCAACAACCACCATGACAATGGGGATTGAACGAGTATTGAAAGAGAAATTTGGAGACGCTGTCAAGGATATCCGCCAAGTATATGATGAACAAACCGGTGAGACAACTGTGGAG GCGGTGAACAGGCATCTTGACATATTGAGACCTGCCATTAAGAATTATGGTAGCAGTGTGGACGTGTTATCTATTGAGGGCGGGGATTGCCTTGTAAAGTATACAGGGCCTGAGTCAATTGGATCAGGAATCAAAGCAGCCATTAAGGAGAAGTTCCCAGACATTGTGAATGTTGTCTTCAGTGACTAG
- the LOC100243428 gene encoding DUF724 domain-containing protein 6 isoform X2, with translation MESGTEIFSKGSLVEVSSDEDGFKGAWYVATILESPPKSASKKRSRALVEYQDLLVDDVGSKPLTEVVDTSFLRPLPPPEADTNFCVNDIVDAFYRDGWWTGVITRISEDSKCTVFFQNPPDEIQFDRSDLRVHKEWVDGKWIRPEKQRTTGLIFSPGAAVEVTLNEQSSRDAWFPAIVRREIGLGSYVVQCQSLKNSGEAGVLDVTVDNLHIRPSPPRLEGRKFGLLEKVDAFYDYGWWNGIVTKVLTGRRYVVFFKHTNMEKEFIHSDLRPHMEWVDGKWVGATQEVLGTTYSDEQLGLVLNNSNNTSVGMQLESSGTVIDDAGDKISHSTRFEKDRLEQPATYLENSTSVMTSNRKKVKETTSGDDATPSRPSKKLKEGDVADAPISHAVGQLRMAPIETLIQEVPCGFANPTTGGTGSNQTEQPVAGNQSSTKTGSASQGMKVGNEQKSSGLGNQTPNSVKRKGRPPKSQVKIAQPFPAGEEVNTVQNAEGTVEKEYTTNNVDMDMAVGLPSNAEEGTLDENPSDHPNEESLKVMRDQKRHFDATARHKSKEIGKKEEGTVSTQLKRRGRPPKKLENRNPEASSEGRAPRVSFKRSPKDSSAGRAPKLPVKRSPRTSMREPKLKRQRASAVGTKIKGPKATSEGSNLNNQMELEAGLDLNSLYASAAGKDDNEVGGVAYEMAIKDCKMNEVELPMSTVVESSAKRGSQTEIPVRHSRRAYRKRTTNQNLLGSRQKNVEGIKIRTPRTRKQKLPDESIGQALSKQLVKSSSKRGRRRSININSAPPTQGSQDALGEKTAPLAEIDSKTKQVEMAVSGVHSVPDDQPLKMWFEGMHSPGVADNSKLSPGQTVNQWNEARERPSEVTQSPRIDPTGEIMLDLNQSLPFVKSSPIWNTLETLEVFQRMPQKPHFRPLENCKEERREGLAIGNMVTFSTLIEKVAKLRFDDPRSIFGSSLEALVELEMHGFDTKPVQSRINELVFIKDQQEQLKGRTKEVENQIMEHTHEKTKIDEEIYEIDKKMIELQEKRALAVSNKESKDSEIAALLSSVDAMNESIQSARQDFERVATSPW, from the exons ATGGAGAGTGGAACCGAGATTTTCAGTAAAGGTTCACTCGTGGAAGTCAGTAGCGACGAAGACGGCTTCAAAGGCGCATGGTATGTAGCCACGATTCTAGAGTCACCGCCCAAGTCCGCCTCCAAGAAGAGGTCCAGGGCTTTGGTGGAGTACCAGGACCTTCTGGTTGACGACGTTGGCTCCAAGCCGCTCACGGAGGTGGTCGACACTTCCTTCCTCAGGCCCCTACCGCCGCCGGAGGCCGACACCAACTTTTGCGTAAACGACATCGTTGATGCGTTTTACAGGGATGGGTGGTGGACTGGCGTGATCACTAGGATTTCGGAGGATTCGAAGTGCACTGTTTTCTTCCAGAACCCTCCCGACGAGATTCAGTTTGACCGGTCCGATTTGCGGGTGCATAAGGAGTGGGTGGACGGCAAGTGGATCAGACCCGAAAAGCAG AGAACGACAGGATTGATTTTTAGCCCAGGAGCAGCAGTAGAAGTGACCCTTAATGAACAAAGTTCACGTGATGCTTGGTTCCCTGCAATTGTTCGTCGAGAAATTGGGCTAGGCTCATATGTGGTGCAGTGCCAGAGCTTAAAAAATAGTGGTGAAGCTGGGGTTCTGGATGTAACTGTAGATAACCTTCATATTCGACCATCTCCTCCACGTTTGGAGGGCAGAAAATTCGGCCTCTTGGAGAAGGTGGATGCATTTTATGATTATGGTTGGTGGAATGGAATAGTTACCAAAGTTCTTACGGGTAGGAGGTATGTTGTCTTCTTCAAGCATACAAACATGGAAAAGGAGTTCATTCACTCGGACCTGAGGCCCCACATGGAGTGGGTTGATGGAAAATGGGTTGGTGCTACACAG GAAGTTTTAGGTACGACATATTCTGATGAACAGTTAGGGCTTGTCCTCAACAATTCAAACAACACATCTGTGGGCATGCAACTTGAAAGTTCAGGCACTGTAATAGATGATGCTGGAGATAAGATATCTCATTCTACAAGATTCGAGAAGGACCGGTTGGAGCAACCTGCTACATACCTTGAAAATTCAACTTCTGTCATGACTTCAAACAGGAAGAAAGTGAAGGAGACAACATCTGGTGATGATGCTACACCTTCACGGccatcaaagaaattaaaagaggGAGATGTTGCAGATGCCCCGATATCTCATGCAGTAGGTCAGTTAAGGATGGCACCAATTGAAACATTGATTCAGGAAGTGCCATGTGGTTTTGCCAACCCAACCACAGGAGGAACTGGTTCTAATCAAACAGAGCAACCTGTGGCTGGCAATCAATCTTCTACAAAAACTGGTAGTGCTTCTCAGGGAATGAAAGTC GGAAATGAACAAAAAAGTAGTGGACTAGGCAATCAAACACCAAATTCTGTAAAAAGGAAGGGAAGACCTCCAAAATCGCAAGTTAAAATTGCACAACCTTTTCCAGCTG GTGAGGAGGTTAATACAGTTCAGAATGCTGAAGGAACTGTAGAAAAGGAGTATACAACAAATAATGTTGACATGGATATGGCTGTAGGATTACCATCTAATGCTGAGGAAGGCACACTAGATGAAAATCCTTCTGACCATCCTAATGAGGAATCTTTGAAGGTTATGAGGGATCAGAAAAGGCATTTTGATGCTACGGCAAGACACAAGAGCAAG GAGATagggaaaaaggaagaaggcACGGTGAGTACTCAATTGAAGAGGAGAGGAAGGCCACCTAAGAAACTGGAGAATAGAAACCCAGAAGCTTCATCGGAAGGAAGAGCACCTAGAGTATCATTTAAAAGAAGCCCAAAAGATTCATCAGCTGGAAGAGCCCCCAAATTACCTGTTAAAAGAAGCCCCAGGACTTCAATGAGGGAGCCTAAATTGAAACGCCAAAGGGCTTCCGCtgtaggaaccaaaataaaaggCCCCAAAGCTACATCTGAAGGATCTAACTTAAATAACCAAATGGAGTTGGAGGCAGGCCTTGATTTAAATAGCCTATATGCTTCAGCAGCAG GTAAGGATGATAATGAAGTTGGAGGGGTTGCCTATGAAATGGCCATAAAAGATTGTAAGATGAATGAGGTTGAATTACCTATGAGCACAGTGGTCGAGTCTTCAGCTAAGAGGGGTTCACAAACTGAAATTCCTGTTCGACATTCAAGGAGGGCATATAGGAAACGTACCACAAATCAGAATCTTCTTGGTAGTAGGCAGAAGAATGTAGAAGGCATCAAAATTAGAACGCCTcgaacaagaaaacaaaagctTCCGGATGAATCAATTGGGCAAGCATTAAGCAAGCAATTGGTGAAGAGTTCATCGAAGAGGGGAAGAAGACGAAGCATAAACATAAATTCTGCGCCTCCAACTCAAG GCTCTCAAGACGCACTTGGAGAGAAAACAGCTCCACTTGCGGAGATAGACAGCAAAACAAAACAGGTTGAAATGGCTGTCTCTGGAGTGCACAGTGTGCCTGATGATCAACCTCTGAAAATGTGGTTTGAGGGAATGCACAGTCCAGGCGTGGCAGATAATTCAA AACTCTCCCCTGGTCAGACTGTGAACCAGTGGAATGAGGCAAGGGAAAGACCTAGTGAAGTAACACAATCTCCTAGAATTGATCCCACTGGAGAAATTATGCTGGACCTGAATCAAAGCCTCCCCTTTGTGAAAAGCTCCCCAATTTGGAACACACTTGAGACTCTGGAAGTATTCCAGAGGATGCCACAGAAACCACATTTTCGTCCACTGGAAAATTGTAAAGAGGAACGTCGGGAAGGCTTAGCCATTGGTAATATGGTGACCTTCTCCACCTTGATAGAGAAGGTAGCCAAACTCAGATTTGATGATCCTAGAAGCATCTTTGGTAGCAGCTTGGAAGCACTAGTGGAGCTGGAAATGCATGGTTTTGACACCAAGCCAGTGCAGAGTCGCATAAATGAGCTGGTCTTCATTAAAGATCAGCAAGAACAGCTGAAGGGCAGGACCAAAGAAGTCGAAAATCAGATCATGGAGCACACTCATGAGAAGACGAAAATTGACGAAGAAATATATGAGATAGACAAGAAGATGATTGAGCTACAAGAGAAGCGTGCACTGGCTGTGTCAAACAAGGAGAGCAAGGATTCAGAAATTGCAGCACTGCTGTCGAGTGTGGATGCCATGAATGAAAGCATCCAGAGTGCGAGGCAGGATTTTGAGAGGGTAGCTACTTCCCCATGGTAA